In Amia ocellicauda isolate fAmiCal2 chromosome 3, fAmiCal2.hap1, whole genome shotgun sequence, the DNA window GCGCCAGCGTGTATTAACTCGACTGACTAATTCACCCTGCAAACTTTATCTGCTTTTCACATCAGTTTAAAAACGTCTGCGTTTTcagtccttttctttttctttttttctttgtttctttcttttttctgtcaTTATTTCACTTTCTATTTTCTCTTTCGACTATTAAATTAGCATCCATTTTCAATTGTGCGCTTTATGGTGATAATGGCAATTTAATTAAGAATATTCCCGCATGCACATTAAGCAAATGCACCCCTTTTCCAATGACATAAGCGACGTGTTTTACATAGTTATTGCTGATCCCCTAGAGTTTATATTAATCTAGTTTTCAAACATTAAAGctaaaataataacagcaacaacttaAATATGTCCAATGCAAATAATTGcgttcattatatatatatatatatatatatatatatatatatatatatatatataaaacaatgagTAGGTCGCTTTTGCTCATGTCCTTACTCTGAGAGGAAGTATAAAGAAAACTTAATTCAACAGGCGCAGGTAAACCCGCCCGTCCGTcgcattaattaaattaacaaaatatgtctTTTCAGCAACAGCAAGGGCCATTACATggcaaaaacaacacagcatccattctaaaatgcataattttagTTTGTacgtttttatatatacagatatcCCGCTAAAGATAATATGAACATACTCATGTATGTGTGAAATGCACATATCATTAAATCAATTGAATAtctataattcaattatatatatatatatatatatatatatatatatatatatatgtaatatttatatatgtacaaaTGAGCTCTGGAATTTCTGCAGCTCTATGACTTTGCCAGAACTTTGGCACTCTGACATGGTATTTAAGTCATAAATGTctcatttttttaacaatacttTAGGATTCTCAGTCTCTATCtaattttttacatttgttttgtatgtactttggatatatatatatatatatatatatatatatatatatatatatatatatatatatatatatatatatataacttcgTACTGTAAGCAATATACATGGTAACGATTCaatgtgcttttaaataaattattttgagttatatgtgtgtttacaagagatagatttatatatatatatattatagatagatagatagatagatagatagatagatagagcgAAACATAGAAACATAGATATAGACAGTACTGCGTCGTTGTGGAAAGGCGCAGTCTAGCGAATATGTTTTCAATTCAGTCGCTACGGTCTGTTTGGAATTTGAATTTTCCCTTTgagtacccccccaccccctcaacaccctgcccccccacccccttttgcCCTGTGAACACTGCCTGCGTTTTGGTCAttgaagaaaaagataaaaaaaagttttgcaaAACACCAAACTCGAATTTCCAtggttatttaaatatatatattttaataagcaACAAGgtaacagaaacacacaagacACGACCTGATCCTTACGGCCATTTGTTGACAATAACTTTTAAACTTTAGCAGATATGAAAATATAGACTAGAATATAAACTGGTAAAATGCCGTATCTTctacttttacatttatttatacctgtAACACATAGACAGTTAATTCCGAaagttatttaacatttatctCATCATGCACCTCATCCAGCAAtagcaaaaataataaacataaataaagaatTAAATTATCTGGAATTGAACACATCAGCGACGTAAACGTATATATCGATACCGATTATCAcagttaatcaatcaatcaatcaatcaatcaatcaataataaacTGCACAgcattacattgtacaaataaaacatttacttaCATAGGCAAATCTAGCAGGTACACAGTGCAGTGAACGAACGGTCTTCATTGGAGTTATTCAAAATATGACAACAATGACAGACATGCACGCTCGTCTTGGCCTCTGTCTTTGCAAAGCAGGGCTTATACAAATTATCTCCGCATAGGTGTGATTCCTCGCCGGTGTTTCCGCTGAGGTCCAAGTCCTCTCGTCGGTTATTGTCAGCTTCCTCTGGGCGAGATGGTGTTCTGGTATTTTCCAACAGTGTTGCACGGGTTTTTTCAAGTGAGTTTTTAAACGTGTGTTTATGTTGCTCGGAGTCCAGGCTCGACACAAAGGAAAGCcctgaaacaagaaaaaaaagtataatagaAACTGTCTGAAAGGAAAGACCATTTCCTTTAGATGTTATTTCCTTAAATTATTGCCTTTTcgctcatttaaaaaataaataaaacacacgcACTTTTGGTGctcataaataattaatatatgattGGGACTGAAATTgtacatttatcttttttttcttctttttcgcTCTGTTATAATAACTACACTGAAGTCCTTGAAATTACGAACCAGAAGGAAAAGCGTCCAAATCGAATGTGAACTGCAGTCCCTAACCCGTGTTCAATGAAATacaagaatacaaaataaatcctcGGACACAATTAAGTTGCACAATCATTTTCAGATATAACGTTTCTCATGTTTGGGTTGGACACGACTCTTCTGTCAGTATTTATCTGCAAGTGTATCCTAAAGGAGCAGAAACACTCAGTCATAAGTTTTCAGTTTATTAATGTAAAACAGAAATCGGCGGTTGGTGTGGTGGAAACTGATGATAATGCAATGAAGGCTTTACAATGATCGGTGACGTTCGCTTTCTATAATTCTGAAATAGTAACCAATCCAGGAAATGTACGGCTCATATTCGCGGTTTCAGGCGAATCTGTGTCTTGTACTGTCACCACTGGTATTACTGGGAATCCGTAGGAGGTACTAGACTAACATAAGTGGCGATGGTTAAGCAAAATAGGACACTGAATCCTTGAAAACATGATTGCATATTCTGCGACATCACTGTCACTGGAGCTCTGAGCACATCAGGGTCCATGCGCAACAGCAGCAGTGGCACCGAGACAGCGCCGAGAGGACTTGTTGCTGCCAGTCAGTAGCccactctgtctgtgtgtgtttatatataaatatagtatttatatatattgtagttgAAACAATTCACATATATGGATTGTTTAAACTATACATTAATGTCTGAAATAATTGGAATTTGTTTTATACACTTGCAtacaatttttaaatacatatttttaaagtctGCATTTGTATGTTAGATAATTTAAGAATATAGTAATAGTtatcaatcatttaaaaaaatcaacaaaaaccCAAAGAGCAAcgataaaaaacataaataaggaATTATTATCACTGATGTTCTCCGGTAATGCATTTACATATACTAAACTATGGGACAATCATcttatattttctttctgttccAGTAGCTGTGTTTAGTTGTTATATTGTTTCTTTCTTCCTGCCCTTTTTTTTACGCAAATACACAATCATATTTAATTCTGCGCATCAAAAGGGAATGAAATGAAGGGAAGAGGCCGCATCCCCGGTCTGCTCGGTGCCGCGGGCTCTCGGTGGCAGAGCGCACAGAGCCCGAGCGCCGGATTGTGCGGGGGTCCCTGATGCATGCGCTGAGAATCCCCTCGTGGGTGCTATTTTGCTATCACCGACGCTCGCGATTGGTCAGCTCCTGATCAGATGGTGCACTCTCCCTCTGTCCCGCACTGGCACCTCGCCACCCCCCCTTCAGCTAAAACCCAATCTCCGATAAACTACTAATAGCTAAACCACTTGGActataaaacacaacaaatcATAAACCAAGGAAAAGAAGTGTACCTCCAAATGAGTTCCTATTTTGTAAACTCTACTTTCCCCGTGACTCTGCCCGGCGGACAGGAGTCTTTCTTGGGACAGATTCCGTTATATTCCTCCGGATACACGGATCCTTTAAGGCACTACCCCGGCGCAGCCTATGGATCTGCAGGCGTTCCAGACAAGGCTTACCCATCTACTTATTATCAGCAGGCTAACGGTGCCTACGGCCGGGCCAACACAGCCGGAGCCTGTGACTACGCAGCGGCCAGTTTTTACCGAGAGAAGGACCCGGCGTGCGCGCTGTCCAGCCTGGAGGAGCACTCTCTCGGGCTCAGCCAGGAGCAGCGCAAGACAGACTGCTCGGGgcagaataaaaacatattcGCTGAAAGTGACGACCAGAAGACATCCGCTCCCGTTTACCCCTGGATGCAGCGCATGAACTCCTGCAACGGTGAGTCGGTGTTTCAGTCCATGTTTGTGATAGTTATTCGTGTTGTTGTTGTCAGTCTGGCGAGTTTGTAGCGTGCGAttcctgctgtactgtaccgGGGGACTGTACAGTGAGAGGAAAGTGTCCCTGGCAGTCAGCTAAACTAACCCACAGGCTGAAGCTAGAGGCAGCATAACCCTTGTAAAGTTTTATGTCGTCCATATTTACAGTTTTCCTATGAGTGTGTTAAGCACACTTGTGATATAtacttgtgtgtatatatatgtatatgtacgtatatatatatatatatatatatatatatatatatatatatatatatatagagagagagagagagagagagagagagagagagagagttactgTAAATTTACTGTCACGACAGTTTCTTTGTCACGGTAACATAAACGTTCAACATAGAGTGCATTTTAAGCGCATTTTCCTACCGCCATGAGTAAGCATAGTGTTGCATTATTGTTAGACACAATACTCTTACACAAATCCCAATACACAGATATACTGAACAACAGAAGTGTATTTAAAAGTGTGTGTCTTGAACACATGTActtatattaaaatgaacaaatgTGTTTTGATAACGCACATCTGTTACGAAAACAATACTGCATTATAATTTGTGGATTTGAAACAAATATCCAGTCTTGCCTTGCCTGAAAACAGTGCTGTATAATATATAACAGTTTCCTACTGTACGGGCGCAGTGTATCATTGTTCCTTATTATCAGActataaacaaaacattacaagtcagtGCGTTTCATCATTCCAGTACCCATCGTGTAAAGTAAATGTGGTGGGAAAAGGTGAAACATGGCTAAGAAAAACGCCCGTATTGAATCAAAGTAGAtgttataaattatttaaagggGAGCCAGATTTGACTTAAAAAAACTTAAACGTACAGCAGGAACGTTCTTTTCTTTGCTATTGAGTATTCTTGTCCTTGATCTATAGCTAGTTTAAGTGCAACCTCCTTAATCAAAAAGTTAATAGTCTCCATGTTTAGATTTATTATTTGTTGCCTCAAAGGAACCAAATTGATGTCCATTAGTACTGTACATAAAGTGTAGGTAGATCCGTTAATGCACACAGTTATACTAATCAATATGAAACTCATTATTCTTTAAATGCTGAGATGTATCATCGTGGTAAGAACCGAGCAGGCTGGAAACAGTAGCTGTGATTATAAGGAGAAATCAACTGCTGTGTATATTTGTATCTGGGAGATGTTCAGAATTCAACGAAACATCTTTACGTCACCTTTTCATAAGTATGGATCTGTACGCGTCAAAATGATGCATCACGCCAGGTCCTAAAAAGTTGTAATTTATATCCTATTTGTAGCTTGTGTCCTGTATTGTAAAGAAAATCAAAGATCAaaatattaacaacaacaataacaattattataattataattaaatgctTCTTCCGACAGTTTGCGGTTAGACCTCTCACGAATTCAAAGTTGACAAACCCAACGTGAAGATTTACTTTATAAAAGGTGTTTGGCAGGGATTCTCTCGCCCCTCAGAAGCACGCCGTATTTGCCTATAATATGCTAGAGAAAGGACTGTCCCGGCGTGTCTCTGACTTGCAGCTCTCGCTTTCTGACAGGGTCGGTCTTCGGCAGCACCGGCCGCAGGGGCCGGCAGACCTACACACGCTACCAGACCCTGGAGCTGGAGAAGGAGTTCCACTTTAACAGGTATCTGACCCGGCGACGTCGCATCGAGATTGCGCACGCACTGTGCCTGACGGAACGACAGATTAAGATTTGGTTCCAGAACCGCAGGATGAAGTGGAAAAAAGAGAACAAACTGATCAACTCTTCACAAACCAGcggagaagaggaggaagaaaagAGGACAGAATAACGCAGTGACAAAGAAACGTCAAATACGCAGATACCTTTTCTGCGCCATTCGAATCATCAATTCTAAAGACttgtttatgtttatattttagttttgaatttacactttttattatttttgttttatttttgctgttttatttttcttgtttaattttattttattggtaaATTTGCACCGGTGAAGTTGTTTAGTAATTTCGTAGTAGCATTCCAGACGATCACCTAACTTCTATTTTTtacttgttattgttgttgatattattattattattattattattattattattattattattattattattgttactgttactgttattgttattattattgatgttgttgttattattgttattttaatttcattgtaTTACGGGCAACCGAACTACCTGTGTATCTGGTCGCTTTCCCTGAGTTTAGCATTTGCCTCTATGACTTAAATGACTCTGTTTAAggaaactgtttaaaataaatgtcatatTCGTGTTCATATTTAAACTCTGTATAAAACAAACACGAAACAAAGTAATTCCCTGCACGGTGGATTTATGTCTTTCTTTTGTAAGTTAAATACCCGGGATCCAAATATGTGAGTTGTTTTATAGTTTAAGGGGGAAATGAATCTACTGAAAAAATAGTACTACCTAGGCTGgctaaaaaaaagtttatattttattaattttgtacGTGGTTGTGTTTGTAGTTTTGTCAAAAAAGGTATCTAATGGAGGAAtcattcaataaaaaataatattgtctCGAATTGCTTTTCCCCATGTCTCATGTGCATAATGCATTGTGTTCCAGGCGGCTGGCGCAGGGCAGCGCTGGGTGCGACGCGCACTGATGGCATACCTGCGCGGCCCAGCCTTGCACACACAGCAGCGCGGAGCGCAGAGGAAGTGCATTGTTGTGCAACATCGGGCCGATTTCAGGGCATTTTCAGACACTGGGCTTCACAGACAACACAGCTGGGGTCTGCTATCAATCATGTGTTGTGCGTGAGAGccgtaaataaacacatatggatagggccctctctctctctctatctctctctctctctctctctctctctctctctctctctctatatatatatatatatatatatatatatatatatatatatatatatatatatatcccgtTAAAGCGGAATTTAAAAGTTTAATACATTCTAAGCCCCGTGAATACCCCCTGCCCAGGGAACCCCGCGTTGCAGCGCTGTTTGGATTGAAGTTGTGTAATATAGGTATGCATTCACTGAGCTGTGGTCAGAGTTGGGGGGTGCGATTGGGCCATAAGAATTTCTGGAATCCCGGTGCCATAAATGCGGGTGCAGTTATGTGTCAGCAGCTCGGGGGAGCCGGTGCAGTGGTGGAAAGTGAAAGTTCCCCTCCAGGCCGGGCCTCCGTCCACATGTAGTGGCGGGGCGCCTGCGGACACAGCGCTGCCTCTTACTGCCCTATGTAACTTTTTTCgcagttattttgaatttactTTGTAATTATCTTAAACTGACTGTATCTTGTATCATTTGTGTATTCAAATAGAGGACGCCCGTACCTTAATAACCAaattattgattaaaaaaatctatGGTACAAAATATGATATACTTCTGCCTTCTAGTCATTGAACCCGTGCTTCTGTGTACTGTACCCACTGTAGAGTTGCACACACGGGT includes these proteins:
- the hoxb6a gene encoding homeobox protein Hox-B6a: MSSYFVNSTFPVTLPGGQESFLGQIPLYSSGYTDPLRHYPGAAYGSAGVPDKAYPSTYYQQANGAYGRANTAGACDYAAASFYREKDPACALSSLEEHSLGLSQEQRKTDCSGQNKNIFAESDDQKTSAPVYPWMQRMNSCNGSVFGSTGRRGRQTYTRYQTLELEKEFHFNRYLTRRRRIEIAHALCLTERQIKIWFQNRRMKWKKENKLINSSQTSGEEEEEKRTE